One Kaistella polysaccharea DNA segment encodes these proteins:
- a CDS encoding single-stranded DNA-binding protein, with amino-acid sequence MSLRNKVNLVGRTGKEVEIVKFENGKLAKVSLATTDHYTNAMGEKVEETQWHNLVVNGKLADIMEKYVEKGKEIAVEGKIVYKTYDDKEGVKRYFTEIRVEELVLLGGK; translated from the coding sequence ATGTCACTAAGAAACAAAGTAAACCTTGTAGGTCGAACAGGAAAAGAAGTCGAAATCGTAAAATTCGAAAACGGAAAATTAGCTAAAGTAAGTTTGGCAACAACCGATCATTACACCAACGCAATGGGCGAAAAAGTGGAAGAAACGCAATGGCACAATTTGGTTGTGAACGGAAAGTTAGCTGATATCATGGAAAAATACGTGGAAAAAGGCAAGGAAATCGCCGTAGAAGGAAAAATCGTCTATAAAACGTACGATGATAAAGAGGGAGTGAAACGGTATTTCACGGAAATTCGCGTAGAAGAACTTGTGCTTTTGGGCGGTAAATAA
- a CDS encoding ADP-ribosylglycohydrolase family protein: MKDLSHQIKSALFGVAIGDALGVPVEFKSREIIRQNPVTDMIGYGTYNLPPGTFSDDSSMTFCLAEALTHDFDLNRIAQNFVKWYHENFWTARGEVFDIGIATREAINRIAKGGQPEFAGSTDASSNGNGSLMRILPLLFYIKDLPIEERYQITKKVSSITHGHIRSVISCFYYIEFARAILLGKEKFEIYQNLQTEIPDFLNTRSINPNEISIFNRLFQENISEFEEAEIFSSGYVLHSLEASIWCLLTTENYKDATLKAVNLGEDTDTTAAIAGGLAGLVYGFDSIPKSWVEQLARKEDIDDLAKRMWEKLH; this comes from the coding sequence ATGAAAGACTTAAGCCATCAAATAAAATCTGCACTCTTCGGCGTAGCAATCGGTGACGCATTGGGCGTTCCCGTTGAATTTAAAAGTAGAGAAATCATTCGTCAGAATCCAGTCACAGACATGATTGGGTACGGCACCTATAACCTACCACCCGGAACTTTCTCGGATGACAGTTCGATGACTTTTTGTTTGGCAGAAGCCTTAACCCACGATTTTGATTTAAACCGAATCGCACAAAATTTTGTAAAATGGTATCATGAAAATTTTTGGACAGCCCGCGGTGAGGTTTTCGATATTGGCATTGCAACCCGAGAAGCCATCAATAGAATTGCAAAGGGAGGACAGCCAGAATTCGCGGGAAGCACCGACGCATCATCCAATGGAAATGGTTCTTTAATGCGAATTTTACCGCTACTTTTCTATATAAAAGATTTGCCAATCGAAGAACGTTATCAAATCACAAAAAAAGTTTCATCAATAACACACGGCCACATTCGGTCGGTAATTTCCTGTTTTTACTATATTGAATTTGCAAGAGCAATTTTGTTAGGAAAAGAAAAATTTGAAATTTATCAAAACCTGCAGACTGAAATACCAGACTTTCTAAATACGCGTTCTATTAATCCGAATGAAATATCAATATTTAATCGGCTTTTTCAAGAAAATATTTCTGAATTTGAAGAAGCGGAAATTTTCAGCAGTGGTTATGTTCTCCATTCATTGGAAGCGAGTATTTGGTGCTTACTGACTACCGAAAATTATAAAGACGCCACATTAAAAGCTGTAAATTTAGGAGAAGACACTGATACTACTGCCGCAATTGCAGGCGGACTTGCGGGATTGGTTTACGGTTTTGATTCAATCCCAAAAAGTTGGGTTGAGCAGTTAGCGCGGAAAGAAGATATTGATGATTTGGCAAAAAGAATGTGGGAAAAGTTACACTAA
- a CDS encoding pyruvate decarboxylase codes for MKNLYLVRNSVTVILMLTGYAMFSQNMPLNRDAELYTILYFNPEVFPDIDEIKEPTYTAFFSALSDQLSKTRSNKLLRVDYNIPYEDADPKLITEFCENNNAQFAVIPKVKYFKVGIGKYVFSNQVIVSLKVFSSTGNLLAETSYDTYRKGGRLIGSAENSIKIGTFGALKTINKQLRKRDKSDSSTINQLEIPVNQFTLIPS; via the coding sequence GTTACAGTTATTTTAATGCTTACTGGCTACGCGATGTTTAGTCAGAATATGCCTTTAAATAGAGATGCGGAACTTTACACAATTCTTTACTTTAATCCAGAAGTTTTTCCAGATATTGACGAAATAAAAGAACCTACTTACACCGCTTTTTTCTCCGCGCTTTCTGATCAACTTAGTAAAACACGATCCAATAAACTCTTGCGAGTAGATTATAATATTCCATACGAAGACGCGGACCCCAAACTAATCACTGAATTTTGCGAAAATAATAATGCACAATTTGCAGTTATTCCAAAAGTGAAATATTTTAAGGTAGGAATAGGAAAGTATGTGTTTTCTAATCAGGTTATTGTGAGTTTAAAAGTTTTTTCTTCTACAGGAAATCTTTTGGCAGAAACTTCCTACGATACCTATAGAAAAGGTGGAAGACTGATTGGATCTGCGGAGAACTCCATAAAAATTGGAACATTTGGAGCTTTAAAGACGATTAATAAACAGCTCCGTAAAAGGGATAAGTCAGATTCGAGCACCATTAATCAGTTGGAAATTCCGGTGAATCAATTTACTTTGATACCTTCTTAG